AGTTTATATGCAGCGGGAGATGTTCCTGAAGCAGGTCCATGAAAGAAGCACCCATTTCAGGGCGCAGGCAAGAGTTGCTTTCCATGGGACCAATCCGGTCAAGTAGCGCCCGCTTCGGAGATGATGGAGTGGAGGCGCTACACGTCCACGGGCGTGGGGCTGGGCTGCAACGATGACGCCGGGGGAGGGCTTCAGTCGTCCCTCATGCAGGCCGTAACCCGGTATCCGTCTCCCCGGCGGAAGTCGAACCCGAGGAGGGAGGGCGAATCTGGCCCTTCCCCCATTTCCGGTCAGGTTCACCGGGCATACCACCAAAGTGGTATTGACCTGGCCGGAGCCAACTCCTGAGTGTAAGGTTTTGGTCTCGCAACCCAGGCCCAGGAGAAGCACCCTACATGCGACAAGCTTGTTCCAAACGTGAGCATCCCATCCCGGCCGCTCTCCTTCGATTGGTCATCAGCCTCTACTCGGGGCTACTGGTCGCTGGTCTTCCAGACACGGCGCTTGCCGCCATCGTTTCGGACCCCAACTGCTCCAAGCAGATCCTGCCTCCTGACGAGATCCATGATGACAATTTCGTGGGTACATCGCTTGGCTTCCCCTTGGTCCTGGGAGGATCAACTGTCCACGAAGAGGTCTTCGTCGACGTCAACGGCTATGTCTCGTTCGGGATACCGCCTCTTGTGGAGAACAGCATCCACGGCCGTGAGCGAATGGAAGACCCCAAGTACTCCACCATCGCTGCTTTCTATGCCGATATAGATCCAAGAAATCCAGATGCGGGCGATGTCACGTATGGACAGACCACGTACGCTGGCCATCGCGCCTTCTGCGTCAACTGGGGCGGGGAGAAGGGGGTTGGCTCTTCCCCCTGGTGGTATAGGCCGAACCTGCGGAACAAGATCCAACTCATCCTCGTGCACCGGGAAGACAGGGGGCCTCATGACTTCGACATCATCATGAACTACGATCAGGTGCAGTGGGACGAGTCATACTCCTATTACCGTACCGCAAGCACGAGGCCTACCTGGGTGGGCTTCACGGGACTCCCGCAGGCCGTTCCCGGTTCGGGCATTCCCCCGCCGAGCGTCCTGGTCGACGGTAAGCCCCACGCACTCACGGCTGGAAGCGTGGGCTCTCCTGTCTTGGGACGTTACATCTTCGAAATCCGTAACGGGCGGAGTCCTCAGGTGGCTGTCGTGTCCGGCACCTTGTACACGCCAGACAATCAACCCATCGCCGGAGCCATGGTCCAACTGTGCCGTGCGGACGGCAAGTGTGCCACCGCCCCCACGAACGCCGAGGGGCGCTACAGCATGCGCATCCTCGAGCAGATAGTCGATGGCACGCCCTTTTCCTTGTCCGCGAACCCTCCGATGAATCAGGAGTTGCTGTTGCCGATCAGGAACGTTCGCGAGGTCACTCCGATCGTGGGCTCCGTCCTGGATGGGTACGACGCGGTCTTGAGGGCCGCGGAGCCAATGCCCGTCGGAACCGGGCTTGAACCGTTGGTCGGGCTCACCGCCGCCAAGACACCGGTTGTCTACTGGAAGGACCCCCTGCACATCTCGACCCACGGTTGTCCGGAGGCAACCGTGGCGACGTACACCGTCTATGAGGGACCAGGCAACACTGGCTCGGTGCTGTCCACCGGGCCCATGATCTGGGATGAAAAAACCGCGAAGTATGAAGCCACCATTCCTCCGCTCTACCCAGCTCATGGCCTGGCAACGATCGAGATGCGGCTGGTCTGCAAGAACGGGGTCGAACTGATCGACTCCTTCCCCATCTATATCGATCCAAGCGGGTATGTGCGCAACGCCAAGGGCAACCCCATCCGGGGGGCGAAGGTGACGCTGTACCGCTCGGATTATGCGCAGGGGCCCTTCGAGCTCGTTCCTGACGGCAGCGCCATCATGTCCCCGGCGAATCGCACCAATCCGATGTACAGCGATGAGCGCGGCTACTTTGGTTGGGACACCCTGGCGGGCTATTACGTGGTGCGCGCGGAAAAACCTGGCTGCACCGCTGTTGGCCGCACGGACCGGGCCTACACCGAGACAGGCGTGCTCCCCGTGCCACCGCCCGTGACCGATCTCGACCTGAGGCTCGACTGCGGCGCGGTACCACCGCCAGCCCTCTCCGTGCCCTCCCACCTGGCTGTTGAAGCCCAGACGTCGGCCGGTGCGGTGGTCACCTATGAGGCAAGCGCCTTGGATGCCGCCGATGGCTCCGTGCCGGTCAAGTGCCTGCCTTCATCCGGCTCGTCCTTCCCATTTGGCACCACGGCGGTCACCTGTACCGCGATGAACTCGTACGGGAACGGCGCCACCGCGAGTTTCTCCGTCACCGTCGCGGATACCCAGCCCCCCGTGTTGACCCTTCCCAATGACATGGCGGCCTACGCCACGAGCGCCGCGGGCGCCAGCGTGACGTACGAGGCGAACGCGGTGGATGCGCTTGATGGGGTTGTCGCACCGCTGTGCATCCCGCCCTCTGGGGCCACCTTCCCGCCCGGTGAGTCGAAGGCGCTCTGCACGGCGAGCGACAGTCACGGCAATGCGTCGCACGGATCGTTCTCGGTGCTCATCACCTATGAGTTTGGCGGCCTGCTACCGCCGCTTTCCGGGAGCTCGCGATCGACCTTCAAGAAGAATCAGGTCCTCCCCGTGCGGTTCACGCTGACCGGCTCGAGCGCTGGCATCTCCACCCTGGCGGCGAGGCTCTTCGTCGCGAAGGTGGTGGAGGATGGGGTGCGCCCGGAAGTGCCGGCGGTGAGCGCGGGAGGCGGAACGACAGACAACCTGTTCCGGCCGACGGGTTCGACCGGGTCATACCAGTTCCTCCTGTCGACGAAATCGATGGACCCGGGCGTGTATTGGTTGCGCATTGATCTGGGCGATGCGGTGATCCACGCAGTCCCCGTGACCCTCACGAACTGAGCGCTCCGGCGCGGGGTGTGGCGCGCTCGTGCCACGCCCTGCGTCGCGGCTCCACCCACACCGCGGAGACCTCGGCCTCGTGCACGGTGAGGTTCGGCTGTGCCCACTGCACGGACTGCATGGTGCGCGCGTGCGGGGATGCCAAGACGAGTGAACCGGCACGTTGGGTCGAGTCTTGGGAGGCGGCACGCCGCACTGGCTTTGGAGACAGGGACCATCCCCGCCTCATCGAGGGCGAGCTAGCGGGTGGTCTTTTCAGCCGGGAGGAGCTGGCCGCGGATGTCGCCGTAGTAGGTCTGCCCCGTCGTATGGAGGTTGAAGTACAGATCGCCCGACTGGGCCATCTGGGCCATCCCCGCCACCGTCAGCACTTTGGTCGGCTTCGCGCCGGACAGCGACGGGCTGGGGATGATGCAGCCCATGGTGAAGGCGCCGATTACGCTGCCGTGGCCGTGCTCCGTCGTCTTGACGATGTGCTCGTTGCGGATCTCGACCGAGAACATGCCGTCGGCGAGGTTGCTCTTGAGATCGGTGGCGACGGAGAAGTCGACGAGGATCGGCCCGAGGATGCCCGGCTTGCCGCAGTGGATGTGGAACATGTTGATCTCGGCCGTGTTGACGCCTTCGATCTTCACGTCGACCCAGGCGCGGCTCAGGTCCTTGCTGAAGCGGAGCTGCCCGTGGCCGCGATGGCCCGCCGCCTCGCGCTCCGCCCGGCTCAGCGACGGCGTCTGCGAGCGAAACTGCTTCGGCACCGACGACGGCGTGTTCGCCTCCTCGTCGCCTTCCTGGTGCGGCGTCAGCCACGACTCGAACACCATCCCCACCTCCGTCCCCTTCGATGGGTCGAGCGCCGACGGCGCGGGCGCCGGCGAGGTCGGGGGGGCGGCTGGCGTGGCAGCCGGCTTGGCCGTCTTGGCCGGCTCCGGCGCCTCCGCCCAAGCCACGCCGCCGCCCCCGATCAGCACCGCACACAACAACGCATTTCGCACGATATGCATGGGATTCCCCTGCCCGCTTCGTTGCTGATCTCCGACCCTATCAGTGCGGAGACACCGCCAAAAGCAGCAGCTGGTACGGGTCGATGCCGGCCAGGACGGGCTTGTGTGTCCCCGACGGGAGTCGAACCCGTTGGGGCGAGGGGACTACACCGGGGAGATCTCCCGGCGGCGGAAGGGGCGCTCCACCTTCTTGTTGGCGGTGCGCTTGAGGGCCCGCGCCAGCAGCCGCCGCGTGTCCCGAGGGTCCACCACGTCGTCCACCATCGCCATGGCCGCCGTGCGCTCGATGCGGATGTGCTGGCGCAGGCCCTCGGCCAGCTCCTTCTTCATCGCCTCGGCGGCCTCGGGACTCTCCGCGCTCTGCAACAGCTTGCGCGCCGCGATGGACACCATGCCCTCCGGGCCCATCACCCCAATCTCCGCGCCCGGCCAGGCAATCAGCAGATCCGGCTCGAAGGCCCGGCCGTTCATCACGTAGTAGCCCGCGCCATACCCCTTGCGGACCACCACCGTGAGCTTGGGCACCGTGGCGCTCGCCACCGCGTACATCATCTTCGCCCCGTGCCGGATGATGCCCTGCTGCTCCACCTTGGTGCCCACCATGAAGCCCGGCACGTCCTGCAGGAACACCAGCGGGATGTTGAAGGCATCGCACAGGTTGATGAACCGCGCCGCCTTGTCCGCCGCGTTCACGTCCAGGATGCCCCCCAGGAACATCGAGTTGTTCGCCACAATCCCCACCGGCCAGCCGTCAATCCTCGCCAGCCCCGTGATGAGGTTCCGTGCGAATCTCGGCTTGAGCGGGAAGAACTTCCGGTCATCCACCAGCGACAGGATGACCTTGTGCATGTCGAACGCCTGTCTCGGGCTGTCCGGCACCACCTTCAGCAGATCATCATCCCGCCGGTCGAAGGGATCCGTGGACGGCCTGCGCGGCGGCTTCTCCTCACAGTTCGCGGGGAAGAAGCCCAGGTACTCGCGGATGGCCGTGAGGCACGCCGCGTCGTCCGCGTACTCGGCGTCCGCCACGCCGGAGAGCTCGTTGTGCACCTTCGAGCCGCCCAGCTCCTCCTCCGTCACCTTCTCGCCCACCACCGACTCCACCAGGTACGGGCCTCCAATCGCGATGGAGCTCGTGCCCTTCACCATCGGCACGAAGTCCGCCAGCGCCGGGATGTACGCCGTGCCCGCCGCTCCCGGGCCCACCATCGCCGCCACCTGCGGCACCACTCCGCTCATCACCACCTGCTCGCGGAACAGGTACCCCGTGTCCGCGAAGCTCGCCAGACGCCGCGGGTCCACCTCGCCTCCCGCCTCCAGCCGCGCTCCCGCTGAGTCCACCAGCCACACCATCGGGATCCGGTTCTTCAGCGCGAGGTCTCTCAGCCGCGCCACCTTGCGCTCGCCCACCGTGCCAATCGAGCCGCCGAACACCGTGAAGTCATAGATGGCCGCCGCCACCGGCCGGCCGTCGATCTCTCCCACGCCCGTGATGACGCCGTCCGCCGGAGACGGCTTGCTCGCGTCCTCCTCCTCGGGGAGGTTGCCCTCCGCTCCCGCCAGCAGCCCCATCTCCTCGAAGGTGTTCTCGTCGAAGAGCCGCTTCAGGCGCTCGCGGGCCGTCAGCTTGCCCTTGGCGTGCTGGCGCTCGATGCGCTCCGGCCCGCCCATGCCCTCGTTGCGGCGGCGCTGCTCCTCCAGCTTCTCCACCCGGTCCTTCATCTTCATGGTGTGACCTCCCAGGAGCGTCGAGGCGCCACCTTGCCAGAGCCGCGAACATCCCCGGAAGGGTAGAGTGGTGCCGTGTCTCCCATCATCCTTCGTGCCTTCGCTCCAGCCCTCGGGCTCGTGCTCGCCGGCTGTTCCGTGCCTCCGTCCTCGGAGCCCCGGCGCGAAGCCCGTGTCGAGGGCCGGGTGACACTGGCCGGCCCTCCCGTGGGCAATGCGTTCCTGTTCCTCTTCGCTCCGGACGAGGCGCCTCCCGAGCAGCGGGGCGAGCCCCAGTACGTGGCCGCCGTCCCCGAGGTGCGCCTCGCCGCGGGGGACGCGCGCTTCGGGTTCTCCGGGGTGGGCCCCGATGTGTACCGGCTGTGGGGCTTCCTCGATGCCAATGGCGACGCGGACCTCACCGTGGACGTGCTCGCGCAACCAGGAGCGGGGGATTGGGTTCCCGAGTCCTCCATCGAGCTGAACGTGCAGCCGGGGCAGACGCTGCCGGTGGAGCTCGCGCTGCCTCGCCGGGTGCATCGCCCGCTGCCCGCGTTCCAGGTGGTGGAGCAGGGGACGGAGGGGGTGTTCACCCTGACGGACTCGTCCACGGCGCTCGTCTCGCTCAACGTGCGGAGCGAGGGCTTCGGGCTGCTGCGCGGGGACGCGCCCCGGTTCTTCGTCCGGCTCGCGGACGCCAACGGGGATGGGACGGCGGACGACGTGAATGGGGACGGCGTGGTGGACGTGTGGCCCCAGTTCTTCCTGCGCTTCGTCCCGAGGCCCGGGCAGGTCGTGCCCGTCGACAGCCGGGGCCGGCCCGCGCAGGTGGTCGTGCCGCTCCTGCCCGATGTGACGCCCTTCCTCGGGAGCCTGCAGGGGGATCCGGGCATCACCATCGCCGCTGGAGCGCTCCAGCTCTTCGTCATCCCGTTGGCCCAGGCCATCACCCAGGAGCCAGGGCGGGGGAGGGTGGTGACCACGCTCGGGGCCATCCCCGTGGGCGAGTACGAGCTGTGGGCCGTGAACGATGAAGGGGGCTTCTGGTTCGTGCCCAATGATCTGGGACGGCGGACCGTGGAGCCCCTGCCCGTCCAGGCGCTGCGCTTCCGCGTGGTCCACGCGGAGGGCACGGATGGCGGTACGGGCTCGCCGTAGTCCTTGGAATCGAGGGGGAGAGACATGCCAGTCCGAGCGTTGCTGACTCTTGCCGCGGTGGCCTTCGCCGTCGCATGTGCCGGGTGCTTCTGCATTCCCTGGCCCCGGTGCACACCGATGACCTGCACCGAGGCCCGGTCCAATTGCGGCGAGGTGCCGGATGGATGCGGGGGCGTGCTCGATTGCGGTACGTGCAGGGCGCCGGAGACGTGCGGTGGCTTTGGCTCGCCGAATGTCTGTGGTTGCACGCCGAGGAGCTGTGCCGAGCGTGGCGCGGACTGTGGCGTCATCGACAACTGTGGAGAGCCTCTGGACTGTGGCACGTGCACCGGGCCCCAGACGTGTGGCGGGGGCGGGCGGCCGAACGTCTGCGGTTGCACCCCGGTGAGCTGCGCGAGCGCGGGGGCCAACTGTGGTTCGCTCCCGGATGGCTGCGGCAGGGTGCTCGATTGTGGCTCCTGTATGCCGCCGTGGACGTGTGGCGGCGGGGTGGGCGGACGGCCCAACGTCTGTGGCTGCAACTTGACGACCTGTGCGGACGAGGGCGCCAACTGCGGGACGACGCTGAATGACTGCGCGGAGCCCCTCTACTGCGGGACGTGCACGGCTCCCGAGACCTGCGGAGGAGGCGGTACGCCGAATGTCTGTGGTTGCAGGCCGACGACGTGTGCCGCCTCGGGTGCCACCTGTGGCGTCATCACCGATGGCTGTGGCGGGACGCTCGACTGTGGCCCGTGTCCTCCCCGGTGCGGCAATGGCCGGCTCGAGACGGGGGAGCAGTGTGATGACGGCAACACCGTGGACGGAGACCTGTGCAGCGCGAGCTGCCTGCTCGAGGCTGGCTGCCCGCCTGTTCCAGACGCGCCCACGACGGGGCTGGAGCCCGGTACCGCCCGGGGCAGTCTCTCCGTGGAGTTGGCTCCCAGGACCATCGAGTGGAACTCCGCGGCCTTCGTCCCCATACGGGGAACCACGCAGTTCCAGCTCATCGTCTCGAATGATCCCCGGCTCTGCGACACGCTGGTCAATACCAATCAATACACAGAGACGGATCGATGCCCGGAGGACTACTGCTCGCTCTGTCCGGGCTGCTTCGGGAAGCGGAACGGTTACGCGTACCTCACGGCAACCTTCGACCAGTCCTCACCCGCCGGGAGTGCCACGGGCCACCTCTCCTTCGTCGACGACCAGGCCAACGTGGTGGGGTGGGGGTTCAGGATGGCCGTGGATGGCGCCATCACCCCGGGCTCGACGGCGCTGACCGGCCAGCTCGAGATCTGCAACACCAAGTACGGCGCCTACGGAACCGGCAGGTTCCACGCCACCCTGTGCGTGGGCGGTCTGCCCATCAATCACTGAGGGAGCGGCCCGGCGTCGTTGGCGCGCTCGTCACGTCTTGCTTGCGAGCCCTCTGTCCCGTGCGCAAGTACACCGCGGGTGTAGAGGGGGATCGTGACGATGGTGGCGAAGCGTGGATGGGGGAAGTGGGCACGTATGGGCCTGCTCGTGAGCGTGGGGCTGTACACGGGCTGTGGTGTGGTGAACGCGGGGCCGGAGCCCGCGGAGCCTGTTCCTCCGGCTCCGCCAGAGGCCGTGCCTCCGGAGGATGTCTCCCCGCCAACGTCCGGTGCGCCTCCTGTCGACCCGCCTCCTGTCGTGACGGGCCCTGGTACCGGGGGAGGGGGCGAGCAACCGGACGAGCAGGACGAGCCGGACACTGGTTCGGGGGGTGGAACGCAGTCGCCTCCCACGGAGCGCGACCCACGCAGGCCCTGGATGCGTGCTTCGTTCTACGCGGGAGTGGCTCCGCGGGGGCTCGCGGTGGGCGACTTCAACGGCGATGGCTCGCCGGATGTGGCCATCAACGCGGAAGGCCGCTCCTTCACGAGCCAGTACGTGAGCCGCACGGGGGAGTTCCTCCTGCTGCTCAACGATGGGCGCGGGGGGCTCGGGAGGATGACGGCGCGGCGGACGCTGCGAGGCACGGAGGGAGGCCTCATCGCGGCTGGTGATGCGGAGGGTGATGGAGACCTGGACGTGCTGCTGGGGACGCTCTTCGGGGCGAAGCTGTTGCTCGGGAACGGGCACGGCGCCTTCACGGATCAGGCCTTCAGCACGAGCAGGGGCCTTGTCTCCAGCCTGGGCTTCTGGAGTGGCGGCACGGGTTCTCCCCTCGTGTGGGCCCTGGGGAACGAACAGTGGGGGTATGGGCCACGCACCGATCCCGGGTTCGGTCTGCTGCGTCCTCTCGAAGGTGGTGGCTTCGAGTCCACCTCCCTCCTGAATGAGAACGGGCACGCGCTGTTCGGCTTCGAGTCCTCGCTGTCCGCCGCGATCGCCGACTACAACGAGGATGGCTTCGCGGATGTCGTGTTCAACTTCGCTTCATCCTCGACACCCGAGCAGGCGCAGGTCTTCTTCGGAACCAGTACGGGCCGGTTCCGCGCGGGCGGTGTCCTGCCCTGGAGTGGCTTCCACCGCGTGTACACCGCGGACTTCAACCGGGACGGGCACACGGATCTTCTCGCGTCGGATGCCCACTTCGTCCGGGTGTATCTGGGCAATGGCCAGGGTGGCTTCTCCGAGTCCTCCTCGGTGGAGCTCGGGCTGGAAGTGAGCGGCGTCGCCGTGGTGGATCTTGGTACGGATGCCTTGCCCGACGTGGTGGCCCTGCACGGCGCGGCGGCGGCGGTGTCGCTCCTGAAGGGCGGGGGAGATGGGACGCTCGCGACGCACGGCCAGCTGGCGGTGGGCCGGGCTCCGAGCAGCGCGGCTACCTCGGACCTGGATGGCGACGGCACGCGGGAGCTGCTGGTGGTCGAGGCGGATGACAACGCCGTGTCCGTGTATGCCATCCCGGACAAGCCCGTCCACGAGCCGCCCATCTCCTATTGGTGCCCGGTGAGGCCCTTCCCAGAGGGTTCGTCGAGCCTCCCGCACGTGTCACCGCTGGCGGAGGTGGAGACGGGCGGCGCGGTCCTGGAGCCGGCGGTGGGGGACTTCGATGCGGATGGGCGGTGGGATGTCGCGCTCGCGTTGCCCACGCGGGGTGTGCGGCTGGTGCTGAATCCGGGAGGCGGACCCTTCACGACCCGGGACGTGCTCCAGGACCATCAGGTGGTCAGCCTCGCCGCGGGAGACTTCGACGGGGATGGCCGGAGTGATCTCGCGGCCAGCCTGCGGGATGACGGCGGGTTCTTCGAGTACTCCGTGAGGGTGCTTTGGAATGACGAGGAGTACCCCTTCGAGGACTACCTGCACCTCGGCTACTCGGATGGTGCCAGCGGGGTTCTGGCGGCGGACTTCAACAGCGACGGGCGCGCGGATCTGGCGGCCTCCTTCCAGGGCACCTGCGTCGGGAGAGCGGCGCGCTACACCAACCAGGGCAACGGCACGTTCCTGGCGAGTGAACTGATGGATCACAACTTCGAGCCGGATGACCGGTGTCCGAGGGTGGGTGCTCCACTCGCCGGGGACTTCAACGGAGACGGCACGCTGGATCTCCTCCACGACACGCTCGGGCTCAGCCTCAACCCCACCGCGGCGGATGGGAGCACGCTGCCCGGGTATGGGTTCGGCGGCGGGGGGACGAACCTGGGACTTTCGGATGTGGATGGCGATGGCCGGGTGGATCTGGTGCAGCGGGATTGGAGCAACGGCGGTGTATGGCTTCACCTCGGCGACGGGCATGGGTCCTTGAAGTCTCCCGTCCAGTGCTCGCCGCCCGTCGGCAACAAGACGCTCACCCTGGAGGACCTGGATGGCGACGGCCGCGCGGATGTCGCGGGCACGTCCACCGAGGGGACCGAGCTGTGGGTGTCACTCGGGGATGGCCAGGGCCGATGGGGTTCGCCGCGGCTCTACGTGCCAGGAGGAGCGGTGGAGTGGGTGAAGCCCGTGGACCTGCTCGGAGACGAGCGCCCCGAGCTCCTCGTCCTGCTGCGCTCGGGCCGGCTGCTGGTGTTCCCCACGCCTCAGGAGTGAGTGGGTCCTTCGCCCTCCGGTTTGCCTACGGGAGCCGGAGGGCGTGGAAACGTGTAGTGGGCGCGGGGCACTCGGGGCGCTCACAGGCTCCCAGACGAAGCAGGAGCACCTTCCGCTCGACATCCGCGTAGACGGTCTCCAGGAACGTGCCCGCGCCATTCCCACAGGACTCTGATGTTCCCGAGGGCGAGGAGGCGGGAAGGGGGTGGGTGACCGGCGGGCCCTTCTTCGAGCTCCGGAGCGTCAGGGTTCCCTTCTCCAGGCTGAGGCTCACCCCCGGAAGCGACACGGTCTGCCGGGAGGGCGTGGAGCACTCCGCGCCGACGAGCGGGGTGGGGTTGAAGGCCTTCAGCGTCTTCCACTTTCCACGAGCCAGCTCCGTGTTGGCCGCCACGATCCGGGTCTCGACCTGCTGCTCGAGCTCCCGCACCTTGTCCATGTCTCCCGTGCTCGAGGCGAGCTCTCCGGCCCGCAGGAGCGCGGCTGTCCAGACGGGGGTGTTCCCCTCGACCTGGCGGGCCTCGAGCTGGAGATTGGCGTCGTGGCGCTCGTCATCCGCTTCGACCCACCCCACCAGGACGCGTGATCCATCCTCCGAAACGGCCGGCACTCCCTGGGCATAGAGGCTGCGAGGAGGATCCTCGCTGGACTCGAATCCGACGCGGACCTGCTCACCCGCGGCGGAAGCCCGCGGGCCGGGCTGGGGGCTGCCCGCGTTGCCCGGTAGGGAGATGGCGTGGAACTGCTGAGGAGGCTCGGGGCACGCGTCCGCACCACAGTGCCCCAGCCCGACGAGCAGGACGCGCTGGGCCTGGTCCATGTACAGGCTCTGGAGCCAGGTTGGATTGTACGTCGCGCAGCTCTTGTTGAAGGCGCGCCACGCCGGCCGGCGGAGCTCCACCAGGCGCTTTCCGGCGCGCTCGACTCGAAGCAGCGGCTCCTCGTAGGTCACCGTCAGACCCGAGACGTCCACCGTTCGGGGAGGTGCGGACTTCGCCTCGAAGCAGGCATCGGAGAAGAACTCCGGAGCGGGCAGGGTGCCCCTCTCCAGGGGAATCCACTGCGGCGTGGGCAGCTTCGCCCTGGCCTCGATGAGGCGCGCACGCACCAGCCTGTCCAATGCCGGCTGTTGCAGGTTCCGGCTCTCGTCGAGCGTGAAGAGGGGCTTCTGCCAGAGCACGGCATCCGTCTTCACGTCCTTGATGAGCAGGGTGCTGGAGTTCGACTCGACCGCGGGGGAGGCTTCCATGAAGAAGGCCACCCGCTTGCCGTCCGAGGAGAGCCAGGCGCCCGTCGCATGGAAGCGGGAAGAGGCGAACGTCGACGCGAAGAGGACATCCGTTGCGGCGGGGGTCGTCGTGGAGATGGGGGTGGGTTGAACCCGGGAGGGCTCGGAGGGCGTGGCGGGAGCCGTTCCGGGGCTGCCCGCCAGCAACACGGCCGTCACGACTCCTGTCCACATGCGAAGGGCTCCTCTGGGGGGAACGGCTCACGTCGTCCGGTCCCTCCAGCCCGGCCACGGTCCTAAC
The sequence above is drawn from the Archangium gephyra genome and encodes:
- a CDS encoding CHRD domain-containing protein, whose protein sequence is MHIVRNALLCAVLIGGGGVAWAEAPEPAKTAKPAATPAAPPTSPAPAPSALDPSKGTEVGMVFESWLTPHQEGDEEANTPSSVPKQFRSQTPSLSRAEREAAGHRGHGQLRFSKDLSRAWVDVKIEGVNTAEINMFHIHCGKPGILGPILVDFSVATDLKSNLADGMFSVEIRNEHIVKTTEHGHGSVIGAFTMGCIIPSPSLSGAKPTKVLTVAGMAQMAQSGDLYFNLHTTGQTYYGDIRGQLLPAEKTTR
- a CDS encoding acyl-CoA carboxylase subunit beta → MKMKDRVEKLEEQRRRNEGMGGPERIERQHAKGKLTARERLKRLFDENTFEEMGLLAGAEGNLPEEEDASKPSPADGVITGVGEIDGRPVAAAIYDFTVFGGSIGTVGERKVARLRDLALKNRIPMVWLVDSAGARLEAGGEVDPRRLASFADTGYLFREQVVMSGVVPQVAAMVGPGAAGTAYIPALADFVPMVKGTSSIAIGGPYLVESVVGEKVTEEELGGSKVHNELSGVADAEYADDAACLTAIREYLGFFPANCEEKPPRRPSTDPFDRRDDDLLKVVPDSPRQAFDMHKVILSLVDDRKFFPLKPRFARNLITGLARIDGWPVGIVANNSMFLGGILDVNAADKAARFINLCDAFNIPLVFLQDVPGFMVGTKVEQQGIIRHGAKMMYAVASATVPKLTVVVRKGYGAGYYVMNGRAFEPDLLIAWPGAEIGVMGPEGMVSIAARKLLQSAESPEAAEAMKKELAEGLRQHIRIERTAAMAMVDDVVDPRDTRRLLARALKRTANKKVERPFRRREISPV
- a CDS encoding HYR domain-containing protein codes for the protein MRQACSKREHPIPAALLRLVISLYSGLLVAGLPDTALAAIVSDPNCSKQILPPDEIHDDNFVGTSLGFPLVLGGSTVHEEVFVDVNGYVSFGIPPLVENSIHGRERMEDPKYSTIAAFYADIDPRNPDAGDVTYGQTTYAGHRAFCVNWGGEKGVGSSPWWYRPNLRNKIQLILVHREDRGPHDFDIIMNYDQVQWDESYSYYRTASTRPTWVGFTGLPQAVPGSGIPPPSVLVDGKPHALTAGSVGSPVLGRYIFEIRNGRSPQVAVVSGTLYTPDNQPIAGAMVQLCRADGKCATAPTNAEGRYSMRILEQIVDGTPFSLSANPPMNQELLLPIRNVREVTPIVGSVLDGYDAVLRAAEPMPVGTGLEPLVGLTAAKTPVVYWKDPLHISTHGCPEATVATYTVYEGPGNTGSVLSTGPMIWDEKTAKYEATIPPLYPAHGLATIEMRLVCKNGVELIDSFPIYIDPSGYVRNAKGNPIRGAKVTLYRSDYAQGPFELVPDGSAIMSPANRTNPMYSDERGYFGWDTLAGYYVVRAEKPGCTAVGRTDRAYTETGVLPVPPPVTDLDLRLDCGAVPPPALSVPSHLAVEAQTSAGAVVTYEASALDAADGSVPVKCLPSSGSSFPFGTTAVTCTAMNSYGNGATASFSVTVADTQPPVLTLPNDMAAYATSAAGASVTYEANAVDALDGVVAPLCIPPSGATFPPGESKALCTASDSHGNASHGSFSVLITYEFGGLLPPLSGSSRSTFKKNQVLPVRFTLTGSSAGISTLAARLFVAKVVEDGVRPEVPAVSAGGGTTDNLFRPTGSTGSYQFLLSTKSMDPGVYWLRIDLGDAVIHAVPVTLTN
- a CDS encoding FG-GAP repeat domain-containing protein, which encodes MRASFYAGVAPRGLAVGDFNGDGSPDVAINAEGRSFTSQYVSRTGEFLLLLNDGRGGLGRMTARRTLRGTEGGLIAAGDAEGDGDLDVLLGTLFGAKLLLGNGHGAFTDQAFSTSRGLVSSLGFWSGGTGSPLVWALGNEQWGYGPRTDPGFGLLRPLEGGGFESTSLLNENGHALFGFESSLSAAIADYNEDGFADVVFNFASSSTPEQAQVFFGTSTGRFRAGGVLPWSGFHRVYTADFNRDGHTDLLASDAHFVRVYLGNGQGGFSESSSVELGLEVSGVAVVDLGTDALPDVVALHGAAAAVSLLKGGGDGTLATHGQLAVGRAPSSAATSDLDGDGTRELLVVEADDNAVSVYAIPDKPVHEPPISYWCPVRPFPEGSSSLPHVSPLAEVETGGAVLEPAVGDFDADGRWDVALALPTRGVRLVLNPGGGPFTTRDVLQDHQVVSLAAGDFDGDGRSDLAASLRDDGGFFEYSVRVLWNDEEYPFEDYLHLGYSDGASGVLAADFNSDGRADLAASFQGTCVGRAARYTNQGNGTFLASELMDHNFEPDDRCPRVGAPLAGDFNGDGTLDLLHDTLGLSLNPTAADGSTLPGYGFGGGGTNLGLSDVDGDGRVDLVQRDWSNGGVWLHLGDGHGSLKSPVQCSPPVGNKTLTLEDLDGDGRADVAGTSTEGTELWVSLGDGQGRWGSPRLYVPGGAVEWVKPVDLLGDERPELLVLLRSGRLLVFPTPQE